The Cyprinus carpio isolate SPL01 chromosome B22, ASM1834038v1, whole genome shotgun sequence genome contains the following window.
tgaacacactggactctatCAACTACAGACCAGCAGTGTGATCAAGAGATTCACTctcactgtctatggtgagttaaaCATTGATTTCACATGATTTATTTAGAAAAGCTTTTTGTATGTCCAAAATTCAAGTCCATAATTATGaatcttttgtaaatgtaaagatCATGATCTTCGGTTTGTGATGCAAACAAACTCACTGACTGACTGATGCTGCAGTAAAACCCTCATTTCCAgctcgtctgtctgttcctgtcatcagcagtaactcttcacagtgttcatcatcatcatcatcatcacagctgaATTCATTCATtgcattggtgtgttcagtggtgaatgtgggtcatgtgactctctcctggtacaaaggaaacagttcattgtccagcatcagtgtgtctgatctcagcatcagtctctctctacctctggaggtggaatatcaggataaaaacacctacagctgtgtgatcaacaatcacatcagaaaccagaccacacatctggacatcactcaactctgtagcaaccagaccacacatctggacatcactcggATAAAAACAGCTAGAGCTGTGTTATGGACATTAGCATACTCTGTCAACCATGTGCAGGtagcaaatatattttgcaaatatatcTCTTGATATAggctatatgtttttattaaaatttttgagtcCCTAAATCAAttttatgctctctctctctctctctctctctctctctctctctaattattactattaataattactttttatctcagaagTCCAGTGTTGTGATACAGTTGAAGCTGTGATGTGATTGGTGGTCACTGCTCTGATGGGCgtggctgctgcagctgctgctgttcttCTGCTCAATGACGTCAGATCTTCTAGAGGTTAATAGAGGAAAAAAGAACAGATATCATAAATATTCTGATATATTCTGGAATCTTGACCTTTAAAGATGAAAATATCTGTGATCTAATTGTTTAATGACAGTGAAACAAAGCTTTGCTTTCCAGTTCCTCTGAACTAGATCATATAACTGTTCATTCACTGAATGAATCTTTTCAGTATGGTGTATGTTGGTTCCAATTGGTGGCTAGAATTATGAATATTCTTCTAtatttgaagagttcatttgcaaaaagatAGCTcagtttttaacaattttcaatttatatttctcattgtgcattccaattaatctcaatcaaattGCAGTTgagttattttaagtaaaaaaaaaaaaccctaactaaaacaacaaaacacaataataaaaacatgatattgcatgtatgaattgcatttttttttttttttttgtttgctctttttgtcttcatttgttttattctatagtGACAGAATTCCATATTTCAGAATTCCATATACTGAtcaatttcatatttgtttattactttttgtaatatgtttgtttgttattttctttatttatgttttgttgctttgagattttagttttgttttcatgcaGAAACACTGCAAATGCTTGCAAAATATGAATGTACCAATATTTGTCATACTAACAAAGAttcctagagagagagagatcagtgaTTCATATACAGGTCTATATTTTTATCTATACTTTGATTGAGATCGGGACTTCAGAGTGTGTAtcgacattttaattttttattatttctgtttctgatttttttttttttaaacagtaggttacaaaacatcaaaccattaaggcagtacagttacaaaaaaaaaaaacaaaaaaaatgtaaacttttttgtttattgcatGTGAAATTTAGCCAGCAGGAAGttatattttcctatattctATTTTGAGTACTCAGAAGAATCaaaacaatccaaagaaaacataAAGAAAAGTCACTTACTAAATTAAGGTTGGAtgagcattaaataataataataaaaaaaagttctgacCAAAATGTGCTGTCTGCTGTTATGTCCACAACAATTCCAAAATCCTGGGGCCTCCTTTACCAAGAGTGCGTAGAAAAGTCTACATTTTGTCTTACgaataaaatgtagaaatttagtacaaaaaaaaaaaaaaaaaaaactgtatttatcagACATGTGCACGTGGTTACACACAATCCTAGTACAATTTGGTAGATCCAACACTTTGCATTAATTGTTTTTACACActtgtcacacacacatctgtgcaaacacactgttgataaatgagggcccttTTCTTTTCCACAGCAAACTCATAATTATATCTTCAGAGATGGAGaatattgtatttattccagtttatatgaaaaggttcatgtagtgCATTCAAATTCATTTACAAAGTAAACCCTTTTCACTGAACGtgttaaaaataagattaaaagtTGTCAGAGGCGTGATGATGATGTgacatgtaataattattaaaagccTTCTGTCCTAATTTTTAGGGGGGCATCCTACCccatttgtgtttaattatttatttacataattttgtcattttgttttaaaacaaaaaagtcagtGTAAACAATATGCACCTCATGATACAATACAATACTAGTTAATTATAAGACAagagttcaaaagtttgtgaataataacacatttacttttatccaatatatatatatagtaacttgCAGCAGCATAAATCATTGGCTTATGAGTCTAGTACAGTacatgacatcattttttttttccaaaatacaaaaactgtGCTACATTTAACATCCAGAACCAAAATGACTAGCACATTTCAGCTAATCCCACAACAGAAGTTGAACAACTTGgggttacactttttttttaggtGTCCTTGTTGTACTAGTAATTACaaatttaagtactgagtaatattaactacatgtacttactatatggttagggttagaattAGAGTTTGGCTTAGGgtaacttgcatgtaattatgcataatttattgttattataatagtaagtgcatttaacgtgtaacaaggacaccttaaaataaagtgttacccaaccTGGTTATTAACAAGAATTCAGAATGCCTTGCCCATCACACAGCTCATATTATCCACAGTGACAGTTAAGATCATGTAAGATCATCTGAAGCAGTATTAAATTGtatgtaacaaacaaaaatattcctTGTTGCACCAATGTGGGGATGTGGGGACATAATAGTTCAGGATGTTGGTGAATTAAGCAATTAAATTCAAACTTTTACTAAGAAGTAGTTAAAATCCTCCAGTTATAATTGTAAGTGATGAAACCctgaattaaacaaacaaacagtttttttcttaGAGTTATTTTGGTTAGTGATGTTATATtggttaaacaaacaaacatgataaaGCCATGGCAAAATATTAGCAAAACATTAGATGTTCAATGGAATACCTGTGAAGGCCATAATCATCAAAGTGTAGACAACAGAGTACAACAGTGACATTCCAAAGAACATGAATATCAGGAAAAACAGTTTTAACTTGAGCGCCGTGTTGTTAGAACGTCATCCTGTGAGCAAGGTGTTGAAAAAGACACAAGTGTTGCAGTCTAACACGTTTATCTAGCATGTGATTACACAGAAAAACAATCGGAAAGTACCGAGGTGGAATGGAAAAAcccgttctgtgtgaatggccccttgaTGATCATTAGGTACAGTATTTTTGGGAAACGATGGATCAATGTGAATAATGCTTCAGTAGAAATCATGTTACCCACTAATCCTGTTCGGACTGCACAATCTCGTGACctaaaaataatcacacacataattaaatacagattttgctCAACAAAGGTGATGTTTTCCTCTCAATGTAGTATTAATAGGCGATACTTGCCGTTTATGGATCTCTTGCCGTGATAGAAAATCACACCAAGAGCTACAGCTGCAGTCACCAGCAGAAGAACAATAACAGACAGACCTGCTACAGCACCCGGAGACAGACCTGAATCTGGAACAAAACAGAGACCGTCATTAGTGtgtatgaatgaatgagtcaGACTGATCTATATCATTCTTTATATTCCACTGTATGAGTCCAAATGCCTGAAGGACTAAATTACACTTACTAATGACAGTAACATCGAAGCTCTTTACACTGCTGATGCTGCGGCGGTGGCGACGACTGCTGCTGCTGATCTTTAGTTCATAAAGTCCAGAATCTGTGATTCTGATGTgcctgatggtcagagatccagtctgatgatccagctgcagtctgtctctgaatctctcaggaCAATGAAAGTCTGTGCAGGCCTTGTTgggatctccagtgatttcagcgatgagagtgtcattaaaataccacatcATCACATGATTTGGTTGTTTTATTACACcaggatctaaagtgacagattctccctccttcactgactttctcttcattttatctcgttcagcagcagaaacacctgaaacacaaaccaacagctgctgaAGGACCATTTTGGGGAAAGAAACtccacaacaagaaaaaaaaaaaaaaaaaacagtggaaatATTCGAAAGGATTCGAACCCAATGCTTCTACATAAGTACAATTCTGTGCTGGCTAAGCTACCGAGCAAGCTTGTTACATCCAGAAAGCAAAACATATGCAGCCGTAATCATAACTGTGTATGAGTGTTCTCTGTTGTAATGCCTCTAGTGGACATTTCTGTTGGAAACAGCAGTGATATGTAGCTATCAGTAAATAATTTGCGACTTCGCGTCTTGCGAAAATGTTTCCAAAGGTACGTTTTCATCGTGCGATCATGTAGcaagtagggtttttttttatttaccttcagCAGCAACCTTTATTTGTAGGGGCACAAGATGACACTTTGTTAAAGTAATGCACTTTTTTGCTTGTTGCTGTTACATGGACAATGGGCAGGCAGAGGTGAGGATCTAAGGGCAGGGAGTGTTAAAAAGACCGCAAATCATACAGGACACTGGGAGCCAGGGAACACAGAAAGATGGATCAACACGAACACTGACTAGAGCAGCTCTAAGTCTCACTggtttaaaagcttttaaaaatgtataaaatccaAACATTTGTTAAATTACTCACCACGGACAGAAAGACTGAAGGTCttttcactgatgctgctgctgctgaagatCTTAAgttgataaagtccagagtctgtgtttgtgatgttcatgatggtcagagatccagtctgatgatccagcttcagtctgtctctgaatctctcagtaccttcattacactgaacatctgtgcaGGTCTTACTGGGATCGCCATTGATTTGAGCGATGCGAGTGTCATTACAGTACCATCTGATTCTGTCTTCTTGGTTTTTCTTAATACCAGTgagtagagtgactgaatctccctccgtcaCAAACACAGATTGTGCTTTTGTAATGTCATGAAAATCCCATCTAATAAAATAATGGGTTTGTTTAAGGATAATTTTTTCACTTTTgagataatggaaaaaaaaaaaaaaaaacatcaacgaATAAGActcaaataatgtaaataatgtaaaaaaaaaattataggctaTATGTGTATTTTCGTTTTTACATCTTGAACGCACCATTAACACTTGACGCTATTATATCATCTACatcaacaaaaatgtaaattcttcaTCTCAAGATATGGATGAGACATTTTTTTATACCAAGTCACTAGACCTGATCATTtacatgacacttttttttttcaatagttttgCCAggagtataaaaatatatttatatttttttgtcgtTCACGATCTGAAATTGCTCTTGTTGTCCCCGCACAAACAAAAACGTATTGAAAACTATTACATTTCACTTCAATTCATCCTGtacttaaaacaacaataattaagaaataattgTGCCTAGTGTAAAGTGAGAGCTGACACAAAACGAAACACATTTGTCACATTAGTCGTTCGTCGACCGAAAAAGAATAGTTTAAAGTGAGAGAACTCACAGAATTCGagcgaaataataataataataataataattataataataataataataataataaacataataggCCAACTAACTTGTAGgctacataatataataaacttCTGTCAAATACAAAGCAATTAGATCTGGCCCATAATAAAACTGCGTCATTCTTCTATCGGTTTATCGATCGGAAAAGAGATTGATATGATAAAATGTCTTACCATTGTGCGGAAAAAACAAATAGACTGACAGCAATATAAATGGAAACTTCATTTTCATCGCttttagcagaaaaaaaatccaatgtaGACTCAAACAAAAGTGCCTCACTCTTCTTCAGTATTAATGACCacaagttaaagttaaagt
Protein-coding sequences here:
- the LOC109084811 gene encoding uncharacterized protein LOC109084811; this encodes MEITNQDLNSNEMIWDFHDITKAQSVFVTEGDSVTLLTGIKKNQEDRIRWYCNDTRIAQINGDPSKTCTDVQCNEGTERFRDRLKLDHQTGSLTIMNITNTDSGLYQLKIFSSSSISEKTFSLSVRGVSAAERDKMKRKSVKEGESVTLDPGVIKQPNHVMMWYFNDTLIAEITGDPNKACTDFHCPERFRDRLQLDHQTGSLTIRHIRITDSGLYELKISSSSRRHRRSISSVKSFDVTVINSGLSPGAVAGLSVIVLLLVTAAVALGVIFYHGKRSINGHEIVQSEQD